DNA sequence from the Coffea arabica cultivar ET-39 chromosome 11c, Coffea Arabica ET-39 HiFi, whole genome shotgun sequence genome:
GTTCTTCGGCAGAGcaaaagatgaagaaaaaacAGAAATAGGACAAGGAGAAGTTCAAGAATTCCACGTTCTAGCCACAGAAAGCTGCATTGATGTTGAATTTAGTTATTCTTTACCTCAAATTCCGGTCTGTCCTTGCTTCCTAGAGCCCGGAGGAGGAGAGATTGAGAGAATTTCTCTGCAAGAAGTCAACTACTGTGTTCTTTCACTTGCTAACTCAGCTGGACGAAAACTACCTGGAAATGTATTTAAATAGTCCAGTACAGACTGCAGAGAGGACAAGTTGATGCCGTGCCATGCCGTGCCAATTATGGGTAATGGGCCAATGTGACTTCGATCAAAACAAGATTAGCGTAATGATTACAATGTGGTAATTAGTAATTACCTGGAAGCTCTCAGAATTTTAGCAGCtttccatttttattttcccatttcctTAGTTTCTCTGTTTTTGAAGGTTTGACTGGCTTTTGGAGATTTCTTATTGCTAATCGTAGAAAAgcttatttttgttttggttatcTATGATTTAGTTGtgattttctgttttttttttttggcaaatcatTTATCACATCGTACCTTTTTTGTTTTACAAttcaatttttctaaaattttgaaaGTTTATGATGCTTGTGTCTTTAGTATTTGCATTTTAAGTAAATCAAGGGGAGGGGGGAGAGTGGTAAATAATGTTCATTAATTTTGAGGTAATACTGCCATTTTAAGTAAAATTTTGTCCTTAGTGTCAGAGTTTGGTTGGATAGGAGTtatttttggatgatttatttgacaTAATTAcagtagcactttttgtgatatgatgcatgtgagataaaaatgtgattgggaagataaaaagattattgaaatttgtgaagtaaattattttatttgaaatcaagtcaatccaaacaaacccgttGTTTTGTTAgcttattatttgaaaataaaaaaatttatcacaaatatttttttatttgttttcacaTGCATTATATCacagaaaatattacagtattattcttttaaaaaattcaaataattttttatccAAGCAACCTTGAGCTAGACTAAGAATATAACaatgtcaagaaaaaaaaaaatggatgtgTCTAATGGTGTCCAATCAAGATATATTTTAAGTgcaatattttagaaaaaaaaaattttctaatggttACTCTTAAGGCACTCATTAAACCATTTAATATTCGCCTAACCTACCATATATATAAACATACTACCAATTATCATTCTctcttgcatttatatacttttcttATTTAATCTTGCTTACcttctcttgtatttatttacttttcctaattaatcttatattttcaaaaCGGTTTGTCTAACGGATGCTTATAAGGTAttcgttaaaatatatttcaagtgttatatttttaaaaatataatttcaaaacaatttgtCTAACGGATGCTTATAAGGTactcgttaaaatatatttcaagtgttatatttttaaaaatataagattaattagaaaaagtaaacaaataccaGGGAGGTCAGGTAAGATTAAATAGAGAAAATAtataatgcaaagaaaaataataattgttaATATGTGTATATACATGATAGGTTAGGTGAATTTTAGATGTGTTAATGAGTGTCTAATGAGCACatgttcaaaaaattcaaacttatatCACCACCATATCAATTTTGGATGTCTTATTCTAATATCACAAGAGTATTAATTAAAGAAGAATatttaaaatcagaaaaacaaCTATAAGGAGATAGTAAAAAACATGTTAATGCACTCATATGGGTATTATCTGCAATATTTTTGGTAGAGAAACTTTTTAGGAATTCAAACTTTCTACTTGAGAAAAGTCAGCATACTTGTACAATTTCCACAAATGGAACTATATATGTCCTTTTCCATCAACTaagaaccaaaaaaagaaaataaataaaagaaagaaaaacccgTGTTAGAAATTTTATCTGGGGAGGTACAACCATGTCatgccttttctttctttttttttttttcaagtgtaAGTGCTAGAGtttgaattcgaaatttttCACCTATATTTGTTTCTCTCAAACTATTCAACCCATTCTTCCCTCCCCACCATGCTCCGTTGAAAATAGGTCTAGAAGAAACAACTCGTATATTTAAACATGGCAATGCCACTTGAGATAAAGTAAGTTATCTTATCAATGaaacatgaaataaaataatagtaatATTGTTTCAATTATTGCAATATTTTTTGCATGGAGGCCTTAACAAGTTGAACGAAGTTTTGGAAAAGAATGATTAGTGGACATTGCTCCAATTTGTCAATTAAATTAAGAGTTCACATCATGATTAACAAGGTTATCTACCATCTTTCATGAcatggatttaatttctagtggTTGCCGAGGCTCATTAATAGTATAACTTGTACTTcattaatgattgaaacgttaAGTAAAACCAGCAGTACAATCCAGTGAGAGGAAAGaatctttggttaaaacagatGGTTAAATGGAGCTAATGCAATGAATTAAAAAAGCTCGGAATTCCCTCACGGTTGATTTATTGCCTAATCCAGATAATTGAACTGATGCATTCTTTTTTTGGAATGCCAGTCCAATTTCAGTTAACTTAAGAAGCCAAAACTTAAAATAAGTTTTTTTTATGACTAAGAGAGAACACTGAGGGGtttgtcccaaaaaaaaataaaaaatagtgtTAATTGAGATTGGTAAATAGAGAGTATTGAGCAAACAAATGTTCTGCTTCATCTAAAatcatataataaaaaaaaggaagtcaAAACCTCACTGAAGTAGCCTCAAGAAAAGAAGATTTTATTAGAGGGACACATGCCAAATACACATGCcaagctttgtttggattgggctttatttctcaaaatttatttgcttacatcatcattacaattttcaatacacctttttaccttctcaattacctttttatctcacatacatcacatcacaaaaagtgctacagtaaaaatatctctaataattcacaatccaaacagaccatGGATTTTTTTCTTCATCGTCAATTTTTTAATATGGTAATTGATTTGAGATTTAAAATTCATCGAAGTACACTATTGAACTACAATCGTACAATGATGGGAAAATGCATGCCAAATAGGTTTCCCACTTTCTAGAACCCAACGCTTTAACAAACTACTACAGTTGATTGAGGCAAGACCCAGACAAAAGTTTTTCAAAGAGGCTGGCTATGTAATTCAAACGCCCATTTCCGAGAAAGCGAAGGGTTTCCTTTTGCAGCCTAATGATTGCACTTGAGGACAGAAATTTTCTATGATTGGTTCAAGTGTAAATGCAGAATTTTGTAGGTGTGGACGGATTTAGAATAACTTGCATTTTTGTCAGGGACGCGAGGTACGACTTGCCAAAGAAAAAGTTTGACTCTAATTTTTTATAGTAGCAGAATTGCGGCACGTCTTTTGCGAATAAGAATTCTTTAATCTTAGAATGggttggataaaattgaaattcaaaaattaaaatcttAAATTCGAacccattaaattattaaattgttaagtataaaatttgatatatttaaatatatattacattaagtgataaatgaatggcttattatttattttttagagcaagttttgtttagaaaatttaatgtcacttaattaattcagattttttattattatcaaataCTTTTAaacatgttaagatctgaattcattaaattaaaGTATTCAATTGGACTATCAAACAAGGTCTAAGCCATTTTAAATTGAAGTAAAACCATTGTCGTTGACATGGCCTAATCAAAGACCTTCTTTTGGTTCACTAACAATCAGAAGTCTTTTTTAGTTCACTAAATAAATTGGTCTAACATATACTGATATTTTATACATTATTAAGTTGGatgtatgatatatatatatacaaaatttggatTTTAAATTTAGATTTAAATTAATTATGATATATCTAATGGTTACACACTctcaaatatatacactatTTGTATATAGGAGATTAATTTAAACAATAATTATACAAAAAACTTGTCCCTTTATCAATCAATGAGCCAAGTAGAATGGCTAATTAAATATGCACGGTCTTCGTCAAAAAGCACCAATCACAGTCAAAGCGATTTAGCAAATAACCATGAGAAGACAAAGCGAACACTCATCCCACCCCCACTGATCACTCTCGCTGCGGACATTTGCCCCGTTGCTATCCCTAATTGTGAGGAGTATGTTCAAAATTCATACTTGTTAAGTTAGGAAAATTCCACCTCTAACTTCTTCCCTATTTTTTAAATCTCACTTTTTTCCTattacaaaaaaatattttaaaaaaggtaaaattctAACACAttagaacaataattttttttaaaaaaataacaaagatAGTTCGTAAATAAAATTGCCCTGCTCTTACGATAGAGAAAGCTCCTATTAGAATTTTGCTACTAGTAGCTCCCCTTGATAATAAGGTGATTACTAAGAATTCATTCGTGTAAGCGATAAAAAATGCTCCGGGAGTATCTTCTATGATTCTATCCCTATCCAtcaatttgataatttttttcttcttcctaaacttttttttaatccccaaaaataattaagaaaaaaaaacgaaaatcctTGGATGCTGACAATCAATTCTCAAATACGCCCCACACATAATGTGGCCATTAGAAATGGTCCACGGCCCATGTCCATGTCATGGGCTCACCCGACAGAGTCTTATAGGCGTACTTGATGCATCAGTTTCTATCACTTTGCCGCCATGCATGTCAATTGTCAATCTGAGcctgcctcttttttttttttttttttcaaatataaatgaaaaaaaaaaaaaaaaagtgctgtGTTTGAGTGGTTTACTGAGGTTTGTATGGTTGGAAAGCTTATGAAGGACAATTAGTTTCTGATGCTGTACATTTGGTTTTCTTCTTGCATGTTGATTTTATCCTCTTTTTAAACTAAATTGCAGAACATATGTTTGGTATCTAACTAAAAGAGTAACTTAGTAATTGGTCTTCTATATTTACCTTGTTCCCTTATAACAAGGTAATAAGTTCATCACTTTTGTGATTTATGATTTAGTTGTACTAATATGGTTAGGTTGATGCCCCAAAAATTAATGGTTCTAGATTTTAACTCCCCGTCTTTTTTTTGCTTCTCAAATCTCACCCTTTTcctattaaaaattatatatatatatagaatgaTATAGTTTACGATTTAATCTGAGGTGGAGGGCGGGCAAATAGTGTTTGTTGAGGGAGTGTGCCATTTAATTACTCCTTGAAAAGGGTTGTTACCTTTTAATAGTTACCACCACAAGCTTAATACATAATATAGGGCTGTTAATCTTGCTATATGAGCCAGGTTTTGGTAACCCGAAGCTCACTCATAcggtaaacaaaaaaaagaaaaaaagaaaattggacTGCTTTAAGTTGTTGTGAGGCTTATACTCGACTCATAAAGAAATCCATTAATACTGATTAATGATGATATATCAAGCCTTGTCTGACTGTGTGAAATTAGCCGTCAATAAATCTGTAACAAAACCCGCAGCTTCTTCCTGAACTCCTTCATTTCCTGCTTCTTTCTTGTCATTTGAACCTGGTTCTCTAAGAGGGAACAATACAGCCCAGAATACAAACCACAGGAAATTTGCAGCACTCAGGACAGCAAGCACCCAATAGTAGCGATCCAAGCGACTCTGATTTAATGTGTACTGAAACCAATTCGGTTTTCCTCTCCTTTCACTAATTTTACCTACAACATAAACTGATAAAACACTTCCGACTGTTCCTAGCCCGGATAATCCTGGACTGAGATAGACAAGGTGCTTCTTCATCGACGGAGGACTCTGATCAGTCAAGAAAGGGGTAACACTGTTTTCAAAGAACGAGTCCAGACCTGCAAGGAAAAAATACTGTGGAAGAAGCACAAGCGCACTTAAAGGGATCTTGTCATCCGGTTTATCTAGCAATCCATGACTTCTGATCACATGTATCCTTCGAGTTTCGATTCCGGCAGCAGTTATGCAGCATAACACTGAGAAGATCGTAGCAAACGCAATGCCAATTGAGGGGGCATACTTTTTTCTTGAGAACTTTCCAATGGCGTCGTACATTGACTTAATCTGTAACTTTGATATTCCATAGAACACCAGAATGACAGAATCGGGCAACTTTAGTTTTCCAATCTTGTAATTCATGTGGCTTGCTTGCTCTACGAAGTATGTGTTTCCAACAGAAGTAATGACACCACAAATTACAAAGGTGATCCAAATTGGAATCATGCGGATTATGATTTTTGTCTCCTCTACTTCTGTCCGAGTGCACAGGCTCCACCTGTATTTTTTTGGTTCTTCAATTTCAGTCTTCAATCGGATGGCAGCCTTGTCTAAGAAACTGAGCCAAAtgcacaaaagataaaaatgagcTAGAGCCAGAGTTGAGAAAATTAAGTGCATCATGCTTTCTGAGTATAGAACAGGATATAATAAATTCACATTTGGACTAAATGAGCTCagataatctaaatttataaatctGCTGGAAATTTCACAACTCTAAAACCGTTCCACTGGCAATGTAGATATTTGATTGGAAAGCATATGCACTATTAGAGTTTAGCAAACTACCATAAGCCATTGGTACTAGTTAGAATGAGAAAATAGAGTTCCATGGAATTTGGAAGCAGGGGGCGCCCACAGCATTGATGCGTTTcttactaaatttggcataAAATCATACAAATGGTTGCACCACTATCAGGAGCCAGTATTTCTGGATTTTAATGGATGATTGACTAGAATTCAGTTTTTATAAACGAACAAGTCAATCAATCTTGGGAAGTTATATAATGTATAGTAAACAAAATACCAGTGGGAAAAAATTTGTCACACCTGAGTAGCCCCTTGGTATGAGGCAATTTTGGAGTGTCAGTATCCTGTTTCTCATAAAGCTCTGAATGTGGCTTGGGATGTTCAAGCATTTTGCGTGTGGAGGCCACAAAGACTCTGAAAACATTTGTCACTGTACTTCCTTCTGCGGGTCTGTTTTCCTCTTTGTTGCACGAACGTGTACCTTGCACAAATGCAAGTGTTGCCACCAATGTACAGATTGCTGGGATTCCAAACCGAATTGACCATGGTTTTATATATGGTAGAGCAATTAAACCAACAACAGGAACAAGCAATATACAACAAGCACCAGGGAGTTTTCCGCTGTCTTTTTGCGCAAGGGCTAGCATAGCTTCTAGTGGTTGGAATTGAAGTTGTGATAGATCAACTTCAGCCTTTTTAGTACTCTCAGTTTGCTGCTGCTGCTCTGTCTCCTGATTCTTGACCATGAATGATGGGAGTCGTAAGCTCGGCTTCTTGGCCTTGAATGATGGGAGTCGTAAGCTCGGCCTATTTATCAATTTTCCATCAGGACCTTTGCGATCCAAGGACATTGAGCTACTTTTACAAGTTGGCTCGTTCTCTTTAGGTTCATCTGGATCCTTTTCGATCTGATTCTCTGCGAATGCAACCAGTGAGACAACACGTCCACTTAATCCAGCTGCTATCAATGCTAAAGCTGTGTAGAATAGGGCCTTTTGTGTATGACCAAGGCAGTTTGGCTCATAATCTTTACAGGTCCCTGTGACCTTGTGTAGAACTGGTGGTGTTGACATTGACAGAAATCCCATACCCTGTCAGCCAATGGAGGTGTAAAATTCAAGAGAGACCAATCATCATTTTTAGCTAATGTTCTTGAGTTACAAATTCACAATGGCCTCAAACTAATGGGGTCACACATTCAAAAGGGACAAAACTAGTATTGGGACTGATGATTGATGTCCAATCCCAGCAATCATTCATACCTGAAGACAATTCCTTTTCAACAGTTAACACCAACTGGATTAATACAAGTTCTTGAATCAAGGGACACAATTGACATCGACATTCTCAGTTTGTTAGGGGCTAATTTCCAGCTAATTAAGAGTCATTAGAGTTAAATCATGGGTCTCTAACAGTGGAGTGGAAGTATAATCATGGTTCAATTAAATGAAGTAACTAGATGAAAAGGAGTTGACCAGCAGAAGAACTTACAATAGAAAAGGCTATACTTGAGAGAAGCAGACTCCAGTAGTTACTAAGGCCAGCATCCACAAAGATGAAAAAGACTAACGGGAGAAATTTAGAGAGGCCGGTGTAGACATTCATGATTCCAGCAGCATGAGTAACTCCCAGC
Encoded proteins:
- the LOC113716994 gene encoding protein NRT1/ PTR FAMILY 5.5-like yields the protein MAFLRIMVLLWADMLATYVMWIMQKYLTDVWKLGVTHAAGIMNVYTGLSKFLPLVFFIFVDAGLSNYWSLLLSSIAFSIGMGFLSMSTPPVLHKVTGTCKDYEPNCLGHTQKALFYTALALIAAGLSGRVVSLVAFAENQIEKDPDEPKENEPTCKSSSMSLDRKGPDGKLINRPSLRLPSFKAKKPSLRLPSFMVKNQETEQQQQTESTKKAEVDLSQLQFQPLEAMLALAQKDSGKLPGACCILLVPVVGLIALPYIKPWSIRFGIPAICTLVATLAFVQGTRSCNKEENRPAEGSTVTNVFRVFVASTRKMLEHPKPHSELYEKQDTDTPKLPHTKGLLSFLDKAAIRLKTEIEEPKKYRWSLCTRTEVEETKIIIRMIPIWITFVICGVITSVGNTYFVEQASHMNYKIGKLKLPDSVILVFYGISKLQIKSMYDAIGKFSRKKYAPSIGIAFATIFSVLCCITAAGIETRRIHVIRSHGLLDKPDDKIPLSALVLLPQYFFLAGLDSFFENSVTPFLTDQSPPSMKKHLVYLSPGLSGLGTVGSVLSVYVVGKISERRGKPNWFQYTLNQSRLDRYYWVLAVLSAANFLWFVFWAVLFPLREPGSNDKKEAGNEGVQEEAAGFVTDLLTANFTQSDKA